One Phocoena phocoena chromosome 5, mPhoPho1.1, whole genome shotgun sequence genomic region harbors:
- the TMEM184C gene encoding transmembrane protein 184C, which yields MPCTCTWRNWRQWIRPLAVVIYLVSIVVAVPLCVWELQKLEVGIHTKAWFIAGIFLLLTIPISLWVILQHLVHYTQPELQKPIIRILWMVPIYSLDSWIALKYPSIAIYVDTCRECYEAYVIYNFMGFLTNYLTNRYPNLVLILEAKDQQKHFPPLCCCPPWTMGEVLLFRCKLGVLQYTVVRPFTTIVALICELLGIYDEGNFSFSNAWTYLVIINNMSQLFAMYCLLLFYKVLKEELSPIQPVGKFLCVKLVVFVSFWQAVVIALLVKVGVISEKHTWEWQTVEAVATGLQDFIICIEMFLAAIAHHYTFSYKPYVQEAEEGSCFDSFLAMWDVSDIRDDISEQVRHVGRTVMGHPRKKFFPEDQDQNEHTSLLSSSSQDAISVASSVPPSPMGHYQGFGHTVTPQTTPTTANVSDDICIDTTGEKKDPSDKSVAS from the exons ATGCCTTGCACTTGTACCTGGAGGAACTGGAGACAGTGGATTCGACCTTTAGCGGTGGTCATTTATCTGGTGTCCATAGTGGTTGCGGTTCCCCTGTGCGTGTGGGAATTACAGAAACTGGAG GTTGGAATACACACCAAGGCTTGGTTTATTGCTGGAATCTTTTTGCTGTTGACTATACCTATCTCGCTTTGGGTGATACTGCAGCATTTAGTGCATTATACACAACCTGAGCTACAGAAACCAATAATAAG GATTCTTTGGATGGTACCCATATACAGTTTAGATAGT TGGATAGCATTGAAATATCCCAGCATTGCAATATATGTGGATACCTGCAGAGAATGTTATGAAGCTTATGTCATTTACAACTTTATGGGATTCCTTACCAATTACCTAACTAACCGCTATCCAAATCTGGTATTAATCCTTGAAGCCAAAGATCAGCAGAAACATTTCCCTCCTTTGTGTTGCTGTCCACCATGGACTATGGGAGA AGTCTTGCTGTTCAGATGCAAACTGGGTGTATTACAATATACAGTTGTCAGACCATTCACCACCATCGTTGCTTT AATCTGTGAGCTGCTTGGTATATATGATGAAGGGAACTTTAGCTTTTCAAATGCTTGGACTTACTtggttataataaataatatgtcACAGTTG TTTGCCATGTATTGTCTCCTCCTGTTTTATAAAGTACTGAAGGAAGAACTGAGTCCAATCCAACCTGTTGGCAAATTTCTTTGTGTAAAGCtggtggtttttgtttctttttg GCAAGCAGTAGTTATTGCTTTGTTGGTAAAAGTTGGCGTTATTTCTGAAAAGCATACGTGGGAATGGCAAACAGTAGAAGCTGTGGCCACAGGACTCCAG GACTTTATCATCTGTATTGAGATGTTCCTTGCTGCTATCGCTCATCACTACACTTTCTCATATAAACCGTATGTCCAAGAAGCAGAAGAGGGCTCATGCTTTGACTCCTTTCTTGCCATGTGGGATGTTTCAGATATTAGGGATGATATTTCTGAACAAGTAAGGCATGTTG GAAGGACAGTCATGGGACATCCTAGGAAAAAGTTTTTTCCTGAGGATCAAGATCAAAATGAACACACAAGCCTGTTATCATCGTCATCACAAGATGCAATTTCCGTTGCCTCTTCTGTGCCACCTTCACCCATGGGTCACTATCAAGGGTTTGGACACACTGTGACTCCCCAGACTACACCTACTACAGCTAATGTATCTGATGACATATGTATTGATActacaggagagaaaaaagaccCTTCAGATAAGTCCGTGGCCTCCTGA